From Psychroflexus torquis ATCC 700755, the proteins below share one genomic window:
- a CDS encoding UvrD-helicase domain-containing protein, with amino-acid sequence MKILYYNDLDFSKVKKQFEKTLGFLRNGDFKSAEIKKMQPTPYYRSKLDVENRLLFKFASYEGKTYILLLEVILNHEYEKSRFLRGAEVDEGKIKALPSIKEVQQEDILSLSYINSKATSFNLLDKAISFDESQEIIFHKRPPVIIIGSAGSGKTALTLEKIKMLKGKILYITLSPYLIENSAKLYYSYEYDNDKQEVEFLSFHDFIQSTRVTQGREIDYKTFENWFNKFRNIAKIKDSHKLYEEFKGVLTGLNVEKEFLSRQEYEALGVKQSVFLAGERSEVYSFFEKYLQFLKESNLYDINIISHQWLPLVKPIYDFIIVDEVQDFTTVQLHLILKSLKKPENFILCGDSNQIVHPNFFSWSSVKSYLFKSELKGKEINILKTNYRNAPAVTDLANKLLKIKTSRFGSIDKESAYLVNSISKKNGEVVFLQSNDKVKADLNQNTKGSTKFAVIVMRNEDKAEARKIFKTPLLFSIHEAKGLEYDNIILMNFISNNHREFREITDGVDPSDISDAQGIKFSRGKDKTDKSLDVYKFYINSLYVAITRAVENLYLLEASPKHEILKLLDLVETRDKVGVKEQKSSLDDWKQEANKLEKQGKKEQADEIRQNLLKVQSTPWEPLLKENIQQLKIEALDPNSYNKKAKDLLFHYSLVYNDSDAIDELVAHKYRRAESPEKERNSLFRKYYSHYKTDNIKMLTVNINKYGINYRDQFNLTPLLAAVYSGSVKLIRFLQKNGADSSVLDNEGKNALQVALNKSHFSRGYAGNELGSIYKHILTDSIKVKVDSRMIKIDNHKIEYFLLNYMIALQSVLIKNKSWAKGVKMADFISTVYNYPETVLPHFRKQRAYLNQAIARNEIDAREDISKKLFLRVSRGFYVLNPELEILIKEDWVNIYDLMGAEKVEKFDEKEYIRLEREKIFKGFPKVRNTVKPKGMK; translated from the coding sequence ATGAAGATTCTTTATTACAACGACCTTGACTTTTCCAAAGTAAAGAAACAATTTGAAAAAACATTGGGCTTTCTCCGCAATGGGGATTTCAAATCGGCGGAGATAAAAAAAATGCAGCCCACACCCTATTACAGGTCAAAACTTGATGTTGAAAACCGTTTGCTTTTTAAATTTGCGTCTTATGAAGGTAAAACCTATATACTTTTACTGGAAGTGATCCTCAACCATGAATACGAGAAATCACGTTTTTTGAGGGGAGCTGAAGTGGATGAAGGAAAAATCAAAGCATTGCCATCAATAAAGGAAGTACAGCAGGAAGATATCCTTTCCCTTAGCTATATCAATTCCAAAGCTACCAGTTTCAACCTGTTGGATAAAGCTATCTCTTTTGATGAAAGTCAGGAGATTATTTTTCACAAGCGCCCCCCCGTTATCATTATTGGGTCGGCCGGAAGTGGAAAAACAGCACTTACATTGGAAAAGATCAAGATGCTCAAAGGAAAGATTCTATATATTACTCTTTCGCCCTATCTCATAGAAAATTCAGCAAAACTCTATTATTCGTACGAATATGATAATGATAAACAGGAAGTGGAATTCCTGTCCTTCCATGATTTCATCCAAAGCACCCGTGTTACACAAGGAAGGGAAATAGATTACAAAACATTCGAAAATTGGTTCAACAAGTTCCGTAACATCGCAAAGATCAAAGATTCACATAAGCTTTACGAGGAATTCAAAGGAGTGCTCACGGGGCTCAATGTAGAAAAGGAATTCCTGAGCAGGCAGGAATATGAAGCATTGGGCGTAAAACAATCTGTATTTCTCGCCGGCGAAAGATCAGAAGTATATTCTTTTTTTGAAAAATACCTGCAATTCCTGAAAGAAAGCAATTTGTACGACATCAACATAATTTCACACCAATGGTTGCCTTTGGTCAAACCTATCTATGATTTTATCATCGTGGATGAAGTACAGGACTTTACCACGGTGCAGTTGCACCTTATCTTAAAATCCCTGAAAAAACCTGAGAATTTTATTCTTTGTGGAGATTCCAATCAAATTGTCCATCCAAATTTTTTCTCCTGGTCAAGTGTCAAGTCTTATTTGTTTAAAAGTGAGCTGAAGGGCAAGGAAATCAATATCCTCAAAACAAATTACCGAAATGCTCCTGCCGTTACTGACCTAGCCAACAAACTACTTAAAATCAAAACCAGCAGGTTTGGTTCCATTGACAAGGAGAGTGCTTACCTAGTCAATTCCATTAGCAAAAAAAATGGGGAAGTGGTGTTTTTGCAAAGCAACGATAAGGTTAAAGCTGATCTGAACCAAAATACCAAAGGCTCCACAAAATTTGCGGTCATTGTGATGCGGAATGAAGACAAAGCAGAAGCTAGGAAAATATTCAAAACCCCCTTGCTATTTTCCATTCATGAAGCAAAGGGTCTGGAATACGACAATATTATCCTGATGAATTTTATCAGTAACAACCATAGGGAGTTCCGTGAAATTACGGATGGTGTGGATCCTTCCGATATTAGCGATGCGCAAGGCATCAAATTTTCCCGCGGGAAGGACAAGACGGACAAATCCCTTGATGTCTATAAATTTTACATCAACTCCCTTTATGTCGCGATTACCCGTGCAGTAGAGAACCTATACTTGCTGGAGGCATCTCCCAAACATGAGATCCTTAAGCTCCTTGACCTGGTTGAAACACGGGACAAAGTAGGGGTCAAGGAGCAAAAATCTTCCCTAGATGATTGGAAGCAGGAAGCAAACAAACTGGAAAAGCAGGGCAAAAAAGAACAGGCAGATGAAATTCGACAAAATCTCTTAAAGGTCCAGTCAACGCCCTGGGAGCCTCTTCTCAAAGAAAATATACAGCAATTAAAAATAGAAGCATTAGACCCGAATAGTTATAATAAAAAAGCAAAAGATCTTCTTTTCCATTATTCTCTGGTCTATAACGATAGCGATGCCATTGATGAGTTGGTAGCCCATAAATACAGGCGTGCTGAGAGCCCAGAAAAAGAAAGGAATTCCCTTTTCCGAAAATACTATTCGCATTATAAAACTGATAACATCAAAATGTTGACTGTAAATATCAATAAGTACGGTATCAACTATAGGGATCAGTTCAACCTCACTCCTTTACTGGCGGCTGTTTATTCAGGCTCGGTGAAACTGATCAGGTTTTTACAGAAAAATGGGGCAGACAGTTCTGTTTTGGATAATGAAGGAAAAAATGCCCTGCAAGTCGCTTTAAACAAATCTCATTTTTCGAGAGGATATGCTGGAAATGAACTGGGCAGCATCTACAAACATATCCTTACAGATAGTATTAAGGTAAAGGTGGATAGCAGGATGATCAAAATCGACAACCACAAGATAGAATATTTTTTGCTCAATTATATGATTGCCCTACAATCTGTACTTATCAAAAACAAGAGTTGGGCAAAAGGGGTGAAAATGGCTGACTTTATAAGCACTGTGTACAATTATCCAGAAACCGTATTACCGCATTTTAGGAAGCAAAGGGCTTATTTAAATCAGGCCATTGCCCGTAATGAAATAGATGCCAGAGAAGACATCAGTAAAAAGTTGTTTTTAAGAGTCTCCAGGGGATTCTATGTCTTAAATCCTGAACTGGAGATTTTAATAAAGGAAGATTGGGTGAACATTTACGATTTAATGGGGGCAGAAAAAGTGGAGAAATTTGACGAGAAAGAATACATACGGCTTGAGCGGGAAAAAATATTTAAAGGATTTCCTAAGGTGCGCAATACGGTTAAACCAAAAGGGATGAAGTAA
- a CDS encoding FG-GAP repeat domain-containing protein, translating into MKIKKLLIVFILLLGVTSLFSQNGMGKKAMLNEDGTISVSEVEIPQSRVSNIEVELLFTFGRPASPIVKNSRGVTLADLNGDGTDEVIYGINTTLFAISGDGSILFEKEVEGLILLPPSIADLDGDGSPEIIVNTGYPTTVGRVYVIDNNGDDLPGWPITFNDKWMINAPAIADLDGDGTLDIITGERFGSSQGFVHALNIDGTEINENWPVEVPATPAFTPSIGDIDNDGSNDVVIAASSAGMYAFNSQGVILDGFPLLDAAVRYSYQSPMLVDLDGDETLEIVGANHGDSPGFYVLNHDATYFPGWPIATNGWIYSTPTVVDLDGDETYEIFMADRNTSSDETDLPTIYGLTPSGGNLSFFPIEKYGGNEGVLTIGDVNDDGVWDIIFSSTMTDAEGFGYIHAYSTDGSGEIEGFPLRPEGFTFLNGAVLGDIDNDGMMDLTANSNTLTFGGGVDMSYVSTYNLNIPFDKSKILSNGYKCESRVKQ; encoded by the coding sequence ATGAAAATTAAAAAATTACTGATTGTATTTATTTTATTATTAGGGGTGACTTCCCTTTTTTCACAAAATGGGATGGGGAAAAAAGCTATGTTAAATGAAGATGGGACTATTTCAGTTTCAGAAGTTGAAATTCCTCAAAGCAGAGTATCTAATATAGAGGTAGAACTCCTTTTCACTTTTGGAAGGCCTGCGAGTCCAATAGTAAAAAATTCTAGAGGTGTGACTTTAGCAGATTTAAATGGTGATGGAACAGATGAGGTTATATATGGTATTAATACAACACTATTTGCAATAAGCGGTGACGGATCTATTCTATTTGAAAAAGAAGTAGAAGGCCTTATTTTACTTCCGCCTTCTATTGCAGATTTAGATGGCGATGGCTCTCCAGAAATCATAGTCAATACAGGTTATCCAACTACTGTTGGAAGGGTGTATGTAATTGATAATAATGGAGATGATTTGCCTGGCTGGCCTATTACTTTTAATGATAAGTGGATGATTAATGCTCCTGCCATTGCAGATCTAGATGGTGATGGAACTTTAGATATTATTACAGGCGAACGCTTTGGGAGCTCACAAGGTTTTGTACATGCTTTAAATATAGATGGTACTGAAATTAACGAAAATTGGCCTGTTGAAGTTCCTGCAACTCCTGCATTTACTCCTTCCATTGGTGATATAGATAATGATGGCAGTAATGATGTTGTGATTGCTGCATCTTCAGCAGGAATGTACGCTTTCAACAGTCAAGGAGTTATTTTAGATGGGTTTCCTTTACTGGACGCTGCTGTTCGATACAGTTATCAATCTCCCATGTTAGTTGATCTAGATGGCGATGAGACCTTAGAAATTGTTGGTGCTAACCATGGAGATAGCCCAGGCTTTTATGTGTTGAATCACGATGCAACTTATTTTCCAGGTTGGCCAATTGCTACCAATGGGTGGATCTATTCTACCCCTACTGTTGTAGACCTTGATGGCGATGAAACTTATGAGATTTTTATGGCAGATAGAAATACGAGTAGTGATGAAACAGACTTACCTACTATCTATGGTTTAACTCCAAGCGGTGGTAATCTTTCTTTTTTCCCTATTGAAAAATATGGAGGTAATGAAGGGGTATTAACCATAGGAGATGTAAATGATGATGGCGTTTGGGATATTATTTTTTCGAGTACAATGACTGATGCTGAGGGATTTGGATACATACATGCGTATTCAACAGATGGAAGTGGAGAAATAGAAGGTTTTCCATTGCGTCCTGAAGGATTTACTTTCTTGAATGGAGCTGTTCTAGGTGATATTGATAATGATGGAATGATGGATCTTACAGCAAACTCAAATACACTTACATTTGGCGGTGGTGTAGATATGTCTTACGTAAGCACGTATAACTTAAACATTCCTTTTGATAAAAGTAAAATATTGAGCAATGGTTACAAATGCGAATCAAGAGTTAAACAATAG
- a CDS encoding transposase yields the protein MNTKSNNKDYKLVKLYDYVCEKFDEQLQFDSMRFSNNNTPKLTDQEIVTIYLFVMEHQGIFKMNKIHQFASEYLLSWFPDLGSYQAFNRRINRLSNVMNTLVGMLLTEFTPKECSTKFSVLDSMPIVTCSGKRSGKVAPEITDKGFCSTKSMYYYGMKLHALGFCNPTKLPHPEQIIFTAASVNDFALFKEAWSEKENRTFFGDKIYQSKSFFTDMYTNFNSEMLTPVKAVKGMPDVLKKFDRAANDLYSRAVSKIRQPIEALFSWLIEKSDIQKASKVRSTKGLNLHVYGRLAAAFITLLFNS from the coding sequence TTGAATACAAAGAGCAATAACAAGGATTATAAGTTAGTAAAATTATATGATTATGTATGTGAAAAGTTTGATGAACAGCTACAATTCGATTCGATGCGTTTTAGCAATAATAATACTCCAAAACTTACAGATCAAGAAATCGTCACGATTTATCTATTTGTAATGGAGCATCAAGGGATTTTTAAAATGAATAAAATACATCAATTTGCAAGTGAGTATTTATTGAGTTGGTTTCCAGATTTAGGTAGCTATCAAGCTTTTAACCGCAGAATAAATAGGCTTTCTAATGTTATGAATACTCTTGTAGGGATGCTTTTAACCGAATTTACACCAAAGGAATGTTCGACAAAATTTAGCGTATTAGATTCAATGCCTATTGTCACTTGCTCTGGAAAACGCTCGGGTAAAGTTGCACCCGAGATTACAGATAAAGGATTTTGCTCCACAAAAAGCATGTATTATTATGGAATGAAACTGCATGCTTTAGGATTTTGTAACCCAACTAAATTACCACATCCAGAACAAATTATATTTACTGCGGCTTCTGTAAACGACTTTGCGCTATTTAAAGAAGCTTGGTCAGAAAAAGAAAATCGAACGTTTTTTGGGGATAAAATATATCAATCTAAAAGTTTTTTCACAGATATGTATACTAATTTTAATTCGGAAATGTTAACACCAGTGAAGGCTGTAAAAGGAATGCCTGATGTTTTAAAAAAGTTTGATCGCGCTGCAAACGATTTATATTCAAGAGCTGTATCCAAAATTAGACAACCAATTGAAGCGCTATTTAGTTGGCTTATTGAAAAATCAGACATACAAAAAGCTAGCAAAGTAAGATCTACTAAAGGCTTAAATCTACATGTTTATGGTCGACTGGCAGCAGCATTTATAACACTATTGTTTAACTCTTGA
- a CDS encoding T9SS type A sorting domain-containing protein has product MFFIFISNLDSHYKGSNTRDGLIKEEVLSVNEFFGNKKLNIFPNPARTHFKVRLDTNDELQNLSLYNNLGQLVLSTTESFVDTTTLASGLYVVQVITNEGKRTSKVVIE; this is encoded by the coding sequence TTGTTTTTTATCTTTATTTCAAACCTTGATTCGCATTACAAAGGAAGTAATACTCGTGATGGACTTATTAAGGAAGAAGTTTTAAGTGTAAATGAATTCTTTGGAAATAAAAAATTAAATATTTTCCCAAATCCTGCAAGAACACATTTTAAAGTAAGACTAGATACCAATGATGAGCTGCAGAACTTAAGTTTATATAACAACTTAGGGCAATTGGTGTTATCCACCACAGAATCCTTTGTAGACACCACAACATTAGCTAGTGGTTTATACGTTGTTCAAGTGATAACTAATGAAGGGAAAAGAACATCTAAGGTAGTTATAGAATAA
- a CDS encoding CocE/NonD family hydrolase, with product MKYLKFGFILFLLCSVSSVMAQYDVKANYDKQEVDIKMRDGLKLHTTIYTPKDTSKSYPILMQRTPYSSRPYGENQYRKQIGPNKFLMEQGNIIVYQDVRGRWMSEGKYDNMRGFIPKKKRKETDEASDTYDTIDWLVKNVDNTNGNVGTWGISYPGHYAAMSVLSDHPALKAASPQAPIGDFYFDDFHHNGAYLLSYWVATAVFGYDKEGPTTESWYPIPDIGTKDAYQFFLDIGPLSNLDKYYGEDNVFWQQLKDHPDYDEFWQERGLVQHMKDVKPAVLTVGGLFDAEDLYGPFEIYKSLEENSDNFNAVVFGPWSHGDWARLRERQAVGNMYFGDDLSENFQVNYETKFFNHFLKDEGEFNAAEATMYDTGAMQWDEYEMWPPENAIATDFYLGDNQNLSKEANPSFENKFVSDINKPVPFTEDIKVTFTPRKFMTDDQRFAARRPDVMVYETEVLEEDMKLSGEILAALEVATTGTASDWIVKIIDVYPADAEDSEEMQDHLKMSNYHMMVRSEVFRGRYRESFSEPKPFVPNQKTSVDFQIQDVNHTFKKGHKLHIQVQSTMFPYIDRNPQKYVDNIFEATEDDFETHTHTIYGDSKIVLPVVK from the coding sequence ATGAAATATTTAAAGTTTGGTTTCATCTTATTCTTGCTGTGCTCTGTATCTAGTGTGATGGCTCAATATGATGTCAAAGCCAATTACGACAAGCAAGAAGTAGATATCAAAATGCGTGATGGTTTAAAACTGCATACCACTATTTACACACCAAAGGACACGTCAAAATCTTATCCGATCTTGATGCAACGGACGCCTTATAGCTCTCGACCTTATGGCGAAAACCAGTATAGAAAACAAATAGGTCCCAATAAATTCCTTATGGAACAGGGAAATATTATTGTGTACCAAGATGTGCGTGGTCGCTGGATGAGTGAAGGTAAGTATGATAATATGCGCGGCTTTATCCCAAAGAAAAAGCGCAAAGAAACAGATGAGGCCTCAGATACGTATGATACCATCGACTGGCTTGTGAAGAATGTTGACAATACTAATGGAAATGTGGGGACTTGGGGAATTTCTTACCCTGGGCACTATGCTGCCATGTCGGTACTTTCTGATCATCCTGCCTTAAAAGCAGCTTCGCCACAAGCGCCGATTGGCGATTTTTACTTTGATGACTTTCATCACAATGGGGCTTATTTATTGAGCTATTGGGTGGCTACGGCAGTGTTTGGTTATGATAAAGAGGGACCAACTACAGAATCTTGGTACCCCATTCCAGATATTGGTACTAAGGACGCCTATCAATTCTTTTTGGATATTGGTCCCTTGTCTAACCTCGATAAGTATTATGGAGAAGACAATGTGTTTTGGCAACAGTTAAAAGATCATCCAGACTATGATGAGTTTTGGCAAGAACGCGGTCTTGTGCAGCATATGAAGGATGTAAAACCTGCTGTCTTAACGGTTGGTGGTTTGTTTGATGCGGAAGACCTTTATGGTCCGTTTGAAATCTATAAAAGCTTAGAAGAAAATAGCGATAATTTTAATGCTGTTGTTTTTGGACCTTGGAGTCATGGCGACTGGGCTAGACTTAGGGAGAGACAAGCGGTTGGCAATATGTATTTTGGAGATGATTTGTCTGAAAACTTTCAGGTCAATTATGAAACCAAATTCTTTAATCATTTTCTAAAAGATGAAGGGGAGTTTAATGCTGCTGAAGCGACTATGTATGATACTGGAGCAATGCAGTGGGATGAATACGAGATGTGGCCTCCAGAAAATGCGATAGCTACTGACTTTTACTTGGGTGACAACCAAAACTTAAGTAAGGAAGCTAATCCAAGTTTTGAAAATAAATTTGTGAGTGATATCAATAAGCCCGTCCCTTTTACTGAAGATATTAAGGTAACTTTTACACCAAGAAAGTTCATGACAGACGACCAACGTTTTGCCGCTCGTCGTCCAGATGTGATGGTTTATGAAACCGAAGTGCTGGAAGAAGATATGAAACTTTCTGGTGAAATTTTAGCAGCTCTTGAGGTAGCAACCACGGGAACAGCTTCAGACTGGATTGTAAAAATCATCGATGTATATCCTGCCGATGCTGAAGATTCTGAAGAAATGCAAGACCACTTGAAGATGAGTAATTACCATATGATGGTAAGAAGTGAAGTCTTTAGAGGTCGTTATAGAGAAAGCTTTTCGGAGCCTAAGCCTTTTGTACCAAATCAAAAAACTAGTGTAGATTTCCAGATACAAGATGTTAATCACACATTTAAGAAAGGGCACAAGTTGCACATACAAGTGCAGAGCACCATGTTTCCTTATATCGATAGAAATCCACAGAAGTATGTAGACAATATCTTTGAAGCTACAGAGGACGATTTTGAAACGCATACCCATACTATTTATGGAGATTCAAAAATTGTTCTTCCTGTAGTGAAGTAA
- a CDS encoding alpha-amylase family glycosyl hydrolase translates to MKQLLLITALLCSIVGFAQQQEGVFSVSPPTFDQDEEITITVSNVDPSIWGVTEVYFWAWYIDTNGDSGNNSPTNGTWGNSNETQKMTDNGAGTYSFTFTPTTFYNATDIGQLGMLVKAKDGTGDKKTQDNLIPVGSFQVTLNSPTETTTLLDSGDILNIEASASLDANFELTSNGSVIDTQNGITSYANNLTVTGDSNFVLTATDPNSGQAFEFNFNAVLTPNVTIAPVPTGAQNGINYDSSNPNEITLVLFAPEKEFVHLIGNFNSNNWTIDNTYLLNFDNVTNQHWITMNNFSAPNADFLFQYSIEAELVVADPYSKVVLDPFNDQFLENSTFPNIPSYPQGATSELVSWVKLNQPDYDWQIENFTPPAQEDLVIYEMLIRDFDEDHSFQSVINRLDYLQDLGINAIELMPVNEFDGNLSWGYNPALHMALDKYYGSPDDFKAFVDACHQKGIAVLLDVVFNHATGQHPYYRMYNDCGGCYNGQVTSDNPIFNENDPNTAFQFFNDINHESLATQDYMDQINRFWLEEYNIDGYRFDFTKGFTNTVGDGGGFDQSRINLLNRMYDDIRSYNEDTYVILEHFAPNSEETQLINHRATGNASEPGMMVWGNSNYNYNQSTMGYEDSNFSNVSYQNRDWSTPSNVSYMESHDEERLMYKNLEFGNGNGAYDITELHTALDRLELAGAFYFTIPGPKMIWQFGELGYEFSINYCEDGTINNDCRTGPKPIRWDYLNNSDRTDVYDVWSKLIALKRNEPIFKTDNFTLEVADDFEKKIYLVDDNATGSEPKYVIIVGNFGVTSLTTQPFFQEAGTWYDVVTETSLEVSNTSMNLTLAPGEFKIYFNNQPSLSTNEVSALNYTVYPNPATNYFSISNEVDAVQVYDMNGRLIKDYKGSFNANHRFGIENLSPGLYFITYRNQQNSETKKLIIN, encoded by the coding sequence ATGAAACAACTATTACTTATTACAGCCTTACTATGCTCTATCGTAGGATTCGCACAACAACAAGAGGGGGTCTTTAGCGTCTCTCCTCCTACCTTCGATCAGGATGAAGAAATTACAATTACTGTCTCCAATGTAGACCCCTCAATATGGGGCGTTACAGAGGTTTACTTTTGGGCTTGGTATATAGATACCAATGGCGATTCTGGTAACAACTCTCCCACCAATGGTACTTGGGGGAATTCCAATGAAACTCAAAAAATGACAGATAATGGAGCTGGCACCTATTCTTTCACCTTCACTCCAACTACTTTTTACAATGCTACCGATATTGGTCAGTTAGGCATGTTAGTGAAAGCTAAAGATGGGACTGGAGATAAAAAGACTCAAGATAACTTAATTCCTGTTGGAAGTTTTCAAGTTACCTTAAACAGTCCAACAGAGACCACTACTCTACTCGATTCTGGAGATATTTTAAATATAGAGGCCTCAGCAAGTCTTGATGCTAATTTTGAATTAACATCAAACGGAAGTGTTATTGATACTCAAAACGGAATCACTTCATATGCTAATAATTTGACTGTGACCGGAGATTCAAACTTTGTCTTAACAGCCACAGACCCTAATTCTGGTCAGGCATTTGAATTTAATTTTAATGCTGTGTTAACTCCAAATGTGACTATTGCTCCTGTTCCAACAGGTGCTCAAAACGGTATTAATTATGACAGTTCGAATCCAAATGAAATCACTTTAGTCTTGTTTGCTCCCGAAAAGGAATTTGTTCATCTTATTGGTAACTTCAACTCTAACAACTGGACTATTGATAACACCTATTTGCTGAATTTTGATAATGTTACTAATCAACATTGGATTACCATGAATAACTTCAGCGCTCCCAATGCCGATTTCTTATTTCAATACAGTATAGAAGCTGAATTGGTCGTAGCAGATCCTTATTCCAAAGTTGTTTTAGACCCGTTCAACGACCAGTTTCTTGAAAATTCTACATTTCCAAATATTCCAAGTTATCCACAAGGAGCCACTTCAGAATTGGTAAGCTGGGTAAAATTGAATCAACCAGATTACGATTGGCAAATAGAGAATTTTACTCCACCAGCTCAAGAAGATCTGGTCATTTACGAAATGCTTATCAGAGATTTTGATGAAGACCATAGCTTTCAATCTGTCATTAATAGATTAGATTACCTGCAAGACTTAGGCATCAATGCCATCGAACTTATGCCTGTGAATGAGTTTGACGGAAATCTCAGTTGGGGATACAATCCAGCTTTACACATGGCTTTGGATAAATATTACGGTTCACCAGATGATTTTAAAGCTTTTGTAGACGCTTGTCATCAAAAAGGAATTGCTGTTTTATTGGATGTCGTTTTCAACCATGCGACTGGGCAACATCCTTATTATAGAATGTACAACGATTGTGGTGGCTGTTACAATGGCCAAGTGACTTCAGACAATCCTATTTTTAATGAAAATGACCCTAATACGGCGTTTCAGTTTTTTAATGATATCAATCACGAATCACTAGCTACTCAAGACTATATGGATCAAATCAATAGATTTTGGTTAGAAGAGTACAATATCGATGGTTACAGATTCGACTTTACCAAAGGCTTTACCAACACTGTTGGTGATGGTGGTGGCTTCGATCAATCTAGAATTAATCTTTTAAATAGAATGTACGATGACATTAGAAGTTATAATGAAGACACTTATGTTATTTTAGAACATTTTGCTCCCAATTCTGAAGAAACTCAACTCATTAACCACAGAGCTACAGGCAATGCTAGTGAACCTGGCATGATGGTCTGGGGAAACAGCAATTACAATTATAATCAATCCACGATGGGCTATGAAGATTCGAATTTCAGCAATGTTTCCTATCAAAATAGAGACTGGTCTACTCCATCCAACGTGAGTTATATGGAAAGTCATGATGAGGAAAGATTGATGTATAAAAATCTAGAATTTGGAAATGGTAATGGTGCTTATGACATCACAGAACTCCATACAGCTTTGGATAGACTAGAACTTGCAGGGGCCTTCTATTTTACCATTCCTGGGCCCAAAATGATCTGGCAATTTGGAGAATTGGGCTATGAATTTAGTATCAATTATTGTGAAGACGGAACTATAAATAATGACTGTAGAACTGGGCCTAAGCCAATACGTTGGGATTACCTCAACAATTCTGACAGAACAGACGTTTATGACGTTTGGTCTAAACTAATCGCTTTAAAACGAAATGAACCCATTTTCAAAACTGATAATTTTACTTTGGAAGTCGCTGACGACTTTGAGAAGAAAATTTACTTGGTAGATGATAATGCCACTGGTAGCGAACCTAAGTACGTCATTATTGTTGGAAACTTTGGAGTGACTTCACTTACTACTCAACCCTTTTTCCAAGAAGCTGGAACTTGGTATGATGTGGTCACTGAAACTAGTTTAGAAGTTAGTAATACGTCTATGAACCTTACTCTAGCTCCTGGTGAATTTAAGATCTATTTCAATAACCAGCCCTCTTTAAGTACAAATGAGGTTTCTGCCTTAAATTATACGGTATATCCAAATCCAGCAACCAATTACTTTTCAATTTCAAATGAAGTTGATGCTGTTCAGGTTTATGATATGAATGGAAGGCTAATCAAAGACTATAAGGGTAGCTTCAATGCAAATCATAGATTTGGAATTGAAAATCTAAGCCCAGGATTATATTTTATAACATATAGAAATCAACAAAACTCTGAGACCAAAAAATTGATAATCAACTAA